One segment of Acidianus sp. HS-5 DNA contains the following:
- a CDS encoding DUF711 family protein produces the protein MKIRAVTAFVTDVNKDKIMLTSSKLDSIKDEDILTKRISLPQTPLSLNFSKLLDLVEDKSKIFSLISIKDKDKRLQEIRDVLSAGENIYANVLITSPSYIDGIINLISKLEPSEASRFALLINDYFLLTPYFPTSTADVARDSLGLSLLYVNDFKEKKAIQNLEKADARGKMLESKTGLKYIGIDISLSPWGEESVGKLIEERSGKKIFSRGHIWSVGELNRELFSSAWEAKISPIGYSEVMLPVGEDVVLTKRVEEESLTLSQLLSMTFSCAAGLDMVGIEEDKELYKNIIKDAIAIQFVKKRPYGIRIIPSRGEKKIYIKEFGYIPTIKVV, from the coding sequence ATGAAAATAAGAGCAGTAACTGCGTTTGTAACTGATGTAAATAAAGATAAAATAATGTTAACATCTAGCAAATTGGATTCAATTAAGGATGAAGATATACTTACAAAAAGAATAAGCTTACCTCAAACACCACTAAGTTTAAATTTTTCAAAACTATTAGATCTAGTAGAAGATAAATCAAAAATTTTCAGTTTGATAAGCATAAAAGACAAGGATAAAAGACTACAAGAAATTAGAGATGTACTCTCTGCAGGAGAAAATATTTATGCAAATGTATTAATAACTTCACCTTCTTACATCGATGGAATAATAAATCTCATAAGTAAACTGGAACCTTCGGAAGCATCGAGATTTGCGTTGCTCATTAATGATTACTTCCTTTTAACTCCGTATTTTCCAACTTCTACTGCGGATGTAGCAAGAGATTCTTTAGGACTATCATTGCTTTATGTCAATGACTTTAAGGAGAAGAAGGCAATACAGAACCTAGAAAAAGCAGATGCTAGGGGTAAGATGCTTGAGAGTAAGACAGGCTTAAAATACATAGGGATAGATATTTCACTTTCTCCGTGGGGAGAAGAAAGCGTAGGAAAACTTATAGAAGAAAGAAGTGGGAAGAAGATATTTAGCAGAGGTCATATCTGGTCAGTTGGCGAGCTTAATAGAGAATTATTCTCAAGTGCTTGGGAGGCTAAAATTTCGCCAATAGGGTATTCAGAAGTCATGTTACCAGTGGGCGAAGATGTAGTACTAACTAAACGTGTTGAGGAAGAATCTCTAACGCTTTCACAACTACTGAGCATGACCTTCTCATGTGCTGCAGGATTGGATATGGTAGGAATAGAAGAGGATAAGGAATTGTATAAGAATATTATTAAGGATGCAATTGCTATTCAATTCGTTAAGAAAAGACCTTATGGTATAAGAATTATACCTTCTAGAGGTGAGAAAAAGATCTATATAAAAGAATTTGGTTATATACCAACCATTAAAGTCGTATAG
- a CDS encoding phosphate uptake regulator PhoU — MEVRRVQKFGKSTLMVSLPADWVKEVGLNPGESIYLEVDEDGSLKVYPPNLKTEGTSKDMKIQIKTNISPDLVSRIIYSLYILGFDKISIESIDGPFNEDILRKVKDTVRSLIGLEIVSQDLTTLQIQSFLDPTKYSMSSLVSRLSNTLKQMLHYLNLGIKEASRTFLQEVLELEKEVDRLYYLSLRQLLLAQVNRSLAYMIGVKRIQIIGNRILMKAIEEAADEISEAASDLLSLHPEDLEVLKVSWDKIDMIVDQTAVVIDHVVKVLNKEDIKLVNEVLEELRTLRRVLMTEALVAEEKIEKSNSTRVTVVFRSLNLRLYNAIRRMEPIAEIAFNRSIENLKEIVID; from the coding sequence ATGGAAGTTAGAAGAGTACAAAAATTTGGTAAATCTACACTAATGGTTTCATTACCTGCAGACTGGGTTAAGGAAGTGGGTTTAAACCCAGGAGAAAGTATTTACTTGGAGGTAGATGAGGACGGAAGCTTAAAGGTATATCCGCCCAACTTAAAGACTGAAGGAACTAGTAAAGATATGAAAATTCAAATAAAAACTAACATCAGCCCAGACCTAGTAAGTAGGATAATCTACAGCTTATACATTCTTGGGTTCGATAAAATATCAATAGAATCTATAGACGGTCCTTTTAATGAAGATATATTAAGAAAAGTTAAAGATACTGTAAGAAGTTTAATAGGACTTGAGATAGTATCGCAGGATCTTACTACTTTACAGATACAGTCCTTTTTAGATCCAACAAAATATAGTATGAGCAGCTTAGTTAGCAGATTAAGTAACACACTAAAGCAAATGCTACATTATCTAAATCTAGGAATTAAAGAAGCAAGCAGAACATTTTTGCAGGAAGTTCTAGAATTAGAAAAAGAAGTTGATAGACTATACTATTTATCCTTAAGACAGTTATTGCTAGCTCAAGTAAATAGGAGCTTAGCTTATATGATAGGAGTAAAGAGAATTCAAATAATAGGAAACAGAATTCTAATGAAAGCAATAGAGGAAGCTGCAGACGAGATAAGCGAAGCAGCCTCAGATTTACTTTCATTACACCCTGAAGACCTAGAAGTACTCAAAGTGTCTTGGGATAAGATAGACATGATCGTAGATCAAACTGCAGTGGTTATAGATCACGTAGTGAAAGTTCTAAATAAAGAAGATATAAAGCTCGTGAATGAAGTTTTAGAGGAACTAAGAACATTAAGAAGAGTCCTTATGACTGAGGCATTGGTTGCAGAGGAAAAAATTGAGAAAAGTAATTCAACTAGAGTTACTGTAGTATTTAGGAGTCTAAATTTAAGACTGTATAATGCAATAAGGAGAATGGAACCCATAGCGGAAATAGCGTTCAATAGAAGTATAGAAAACTTAAAGGAAATAGTTATAGATTAA
- a CDS encoding nicotinate phosphoribosyltransferase, translating to MKFYTATEDEILSGKITDIYFDRTIKTLEHLGIDKVEVRMEFHSYGLPKGYSWAVFTGLEESLKLLEGKPVTVYAMPEGTLFKEIEPTMIIEGNYLDFGVYETALLGILRQESSIATKAARIKKLAQDKTVLFFGLRALHPAIAPMADRAAYIGGSDGISGAFDKDIFDIEPSGTMPHALMLSVGDNEKAWKAFDEAMDEKVQRITLVDTFEDERTEALKAAKLLGKKLAGVRLDTPSSRRGNFRKIVQEVKWTLDINGFSHVKIFVSGGIDEDDVVELRDYVDGFGVGTSISMPPSVDLSADIVEKKIDDRWVPYTKRGKWPGAKQVYRCGELNDVITLLEDKSVEGCKPLLVKYMENGKIIRDLPSLKEIRGYVLDQLKEVQAL from the coding sequence ATGAAGTTCTATACTGCAACGGAAGACGAGATTTTAAGCGGCAAGATAACGGATATTTATTTTGATAGGACTATAAAAACGTTAGAACACTTAGGGATAGATAAAGTAGAAGTAAGAATGGAATTCCATTCTTATGGACTTCCTAAGGGATACAGCTGGGCCGTATTTACGGGATTAGAAGAATCTCTTAAACTACTTGAAGGAAAGCCGGTAACAGTTTATGCAATGCCAGAAGGAACTTTATTTAAAGAAATAGAGCCTACAATGATAATTGAAGGAAACTACCTAGATTTCGGAGTTTATGAAACTGCACTGCTAGGAATACTAAGGCAGGAAAGTAGCATTGCAACAAAAGCCGCAAGAATAAAGAAATTAGCTCAAGACAAAACTGTACTGTTTTTTGGTCTTAGAGCACTTCATCCTGCAATAGCTCCTATGGCTGATAGAGCCGCTTACATAGGTGGTTCTGACGGAATTTCTGGAGCGTTTGATAAAGATATTTTCGATATAGAACCATCTGGAACAATGCCTCATGCATTAATGCTTTCTGTAGGAGATAACGAAAAAGCGTGGAAAGCGTTTGACGAAGCAATGGATGAGAAAGTGCAGAGAATAACATTAGTAGATACTTTTGAAGATGAGAGAACAGAGGCGTTAAAAGCTGCTAAACTATTAGGTAAGAAGTTAGCAGGAGTGAGATTAGATACCCCTTCAAGCAGACGTGGTAACTTTAGGAAGATAGTTCAAGAAGTTAAGTGGACTTTAGATATTAATGGCTTCTCTCACGTTAAAATATTTGTTAGTGGTGGAATAGACGAGGATGACGTAGTAGAACTTAGAGATTACGTTGATGGATTCGGAGTGGGAACTAGCATTTCCATGCCTCCCAGTGTAGATTTAAGTGCAGATATAGTTGAGAAGAAAATTGATGATAGATGGGTTCCATACACTAAAAGAGGTAAATGGCCTGGAGCTAAGCAGGTATATAGATGCGGCGAGCTTAATGATGTAATAACCTTACTGGAAGATAAGTCGGTAGAGGGATGTAAGCCTCTGCTTGTTAAATATATGGAGAATGGAAAGATAATAAGAGATTTACCTAGCTTAAAGGAAATAAGAGGCTACGTTCTAGATCAATTAAAAGAAGTTCAAGCACTGTAA
- a CDS encoding 30S ribosomal protein S19e codes for MITADMIPPNLLIDKLANYIKENVKEVQPPEWAFFAKTASYKERVPDDVENWWYFRAASLLRRIYKETFGINTSKTIYSGLKRKGTNPPHTVKAPGHANRLIFQQLEKAGLIVKTKNGRSLSPKGRSVLDKLSYEIFKDLAENNPSLKKYLE; via the coding sequence ATGATTACAGCTGATATGATACCTCCAAATTTGCTAATAGATAAGTTAGCAAATTATATAAAAGAGAATGTTAAGGAAGTACAACCTCCAGAATGGGCGTTTTTTGCAAAGACTGCAAGCTATAAGGAAAGAGTTCCAGACGATGTGGAAAACTGGTGGTATTTTAGAGCAGCATCTTTACTTAGAAGGATATACAAGGAAACCTTTGGTATTAATACTTCAAAGACAATATATAGCGGATTAAAGAGAAAAGGAACTAATCCACCACATACTGTAAAAGCTCCTGGGCATGCGAACAGATTAATATTTCAACAGTTAGAAAAGGCTGGTTTAATAGTCAAGACAAAAAATGGTAGGAGTCTTTCACCAAAAGGAAGGTCAGTATTAGATAAATTATCATACGAAATCTTTAAAGATTTGGCCGAAAATAATCCTTCTTTGAAAAAATACTTAGAATAG
- a CDS encoding DNA-binding protein: MSEDEYDPELQNLLARRAEEESRRTLEERRKREEYEKQKEALLRIILTPEARQRLNNVKLVKPEIAESLENQLIALAQAGRIKTPITDDELKEILSQVAEQNKRDYKIQIKERGWK; this comes from the coding sequence ATGTCAGAAGATGAATATGATCCCGAATTACAAAATTTATTGGCTAGAAGGGCAGAAGAAGAAAGTAGAAGAACATTAGAAGAGAGAAGGAAAAGAGAAGAATATGAGAAACAAAAGGAAGCTTTACTTAGGATTATTTTAACACCCGAAGCTAGACAAAGGTTAAATAATGTAAAGTTAGTAAAACCTGAAATCGCGGAGTCTTTAGAAAACCAGTTAATAGCACTTGCACAAGCAGGAAGAATTAAGACTCCTATTACTGATGATGAACTAAAAGAAATACTATCTCAAGTTGCAGAACAAAATAAAAGAGATTACAAGATTCAGATTAAAGAGAGGGGTTGGAAATGA
- a CDS encoding 50S ribosomal protein L39e produces the protein MSTIKPLAKKMRLAKAIKSNSAIPAWVILKTNGKVRINPLRRNWRRNSLKV, from the coding sequence ATGAGCACTATAAAACCCTTAGCTAAAAAAATGAGATTAGCAAAAGCAATAAAATCAAATTCTGCGATACCAGCTTGGGTTATATTAAAAACTAACGGGAAGGTAAGGATAAATCCTCTCAGAAGAAATTGGAGAAGGAATAGTTTAAAGGTGTAA
- a CDS encoding 50S ribosomal protein L31e, whose product MKEKDNFEMVINLRKIATGKRTNRVGRAVKEIKNKITRHFGAEKVVIDPLVTKSLSTNNYDKIKSRIRVVVSKLDEKTYLVKLAIKSE is encoded by the coding sequence ATGAAAGAGAAGGATAATTTTGAAATGGTAATTAATCTAAGGAAGATAGCTACTGGAAAAAGGACAAATAGAGTAGGAAGAGCAGTAAAAGAGATTAAGAATAAAATAACAAGACATTTCGGAGCAGAGAAAGTAGTTATAGATCCTTTAGTAACAAAGTCTTTATCTACTAATAATTACGATAAGATAAAAAGCAGAATAAGAGTAGTAGTAAGTAAGTTAGACGAAAAAACATATTTAGTAAAGCTAGCAATTAAGAGTGAATGA
- a CDS encoding translation initiation factor IF-6, producing MNIQKLSIFGTDNIGVYIFSNDKYTFVPKNLDNETKKVIRENLDTEIIETTIADSFLIGIFMTGNNNALLFPKNIRDEELRVIKELAKDVRVEVLNLKTTALGNVILTNDNAALVYPEFSDAETKQIKEALEVDEVKKGRIAHVSVVGSVGVITDKGGIVHIDASDDEINELSKLFKINIDIGTVNFGSAFVRSGLIANNKGILVGSSTTGPEILRIQKALGD from the coding sequence ATGAATATACAGAAATTAAGTATATTCGGCACTGACAATATAGGAGTTTATATTTTTTCTAACGATAAATATACTTTTGTTCCTAAAAATCTAGATAACGAAACTAAAAAGGTAATTAGAGAGAATTTAGATACCGAAATTATAGAAACTACTATAGCAGATAGTTTTTTAATAGGAATTTTCATGACGGGCAATAATAATGCACTTCTCTTTCCTAAAAATATTAGAGATGAAGAGCTAAGGGTAATAAAGGAGCTAGCTAAAGATGTTAGAGTAGAAGTATTGAATTTGAAAACTACAGCCCTTGGTAATGTAATATTAACTAATGATAATGCAGCATTAGTTTATCCAGAGTTTTCAGACGCAGAGACAAAGCAAATAAAAGAAGCCTTAGAAGTTGACGAAGTTAAAAAGGGTAGAATAGCACACGTGTCTGTAGTAGGATCAGTTGGCGTTATTACAGACAAGGGCGGAATAGTTCATATAGACGCAAGCGACGATGAAATAAATGAGTTGTCTAAATTATTCAAGATAAATATAGATATAGGTACGGTAAATTTTGGTAGTGCTTTCGTTAGAAGCGGGCTAATAGCAAATAATAAAGGAATATTAGTTGGTTCTTCTACTACTGGACCAGAGATTTTAAGAATTCAGAAAGCTTTAGGTGATTGA
- the rpl18a gene encoding 50S ribosomal protein L18Ae: MEEIKVYMVKGTALFNESSFPTKQKFTKFVRALNEKQAMEYVYTYFGSKNKIKRHNIKIEEIKEVSPEEIADRSIKDIAELDKII, encoded by the coding sequence ATGGAGGAAATTAAAGTTTATATGGTAAAAGGCACCGCGCTATTTAACGAAAGTAGCTTTCCAACGAAGCAAAAGTTTACAAAATTCGTTAGAGCTTTAAATGAAAAACAAGCAATGGAATACGTTTATACATATTTCGGAAGTAAGAATAAAATAAAAAGGCACAATATCAAGATTGAGGAAATTAAAGAAGTATCACCAGAAGAAATTGCAGATAGGAGCATAAAAGATATTGCTGAGCTAGATAAGATTATTTAA
- the pfdA gene encoding prefoldin subunit alpha, whose amino-acid sequence MSDQEENKVVVSLDDLLAQAQLLKKQIDDLSAARAELSDSVASIEAAKASIQELKTQQEMLVSTDKKGYLMFKIDPQPPQKVLVYLGLSYYAEVDMDTALKILDDRENELKEAFTGLDKKLAESKDAYDQIVDILNQIQAQAQQKGE is encoded by the coding sequence ATGTCCGACCAAGAAGAAAATAAGGTAGTAGTATCTTTAGACGATTTATTAGCACAAGCGCAATTATTAAAAAAACAAATAGATGATCTTTCAGCAGCAAGAGCAGAATTATCAGACTCAGTGGCTTCAATTGAAGCCGCTAAAGCTTCCATTCAAGAATTAAAAACACAACAAGAAATGTTGGTATCAACTGATAAGAAAGGTTATCTTATGTTTAAAATTGATCCTCAACCTCCTCAAAAAGTCTTAGTATATTTAGGCCTATCATACTACGCTGAAGTAGATATGGATACAGCATTGAAAATTTTAGACGATAGAGAGAACGAATTAAAAGAAGCATTTACAGGACTTGATAAGAAACTTGCGGAAAGTAAGGATGCGTATGATCAAATAGTTGACATTCTAAACCAGATTCAAGCACAAGCTCAACAGAAAGGTGAGTAA
- the ftsY gene encoding signal recognition particle-docking protein FtsY: MEEQTSTQKKSSLGNKLNIFNIFRYREIKEDDIDDIIEELRMELLESDVSLDVTDKILEDLKSSLIGKKISRSDDLDELVKKSLKSSITEILEKNKFERNLIDEIKKSSKPYVIMFFGVNGVGKTTTIAKVAQALKKAGFKVIVSASDTFRAAAQEQLAIHCQKLEIPLVKGKYGGDPASVAFDAIQAAKSRGIDVVLIDTAGRMHIDKDLAEELKRIVRISKPNLKLLVIDALAGNDAIEQAKYFENTVDYDGVILTKVDADAKGGVVLSLAYELKKPVIFLGTGQNYDDLIPFSVDWFIERIFS, encoded by the coding sequence ATAGAGGAGCAAACTTCTACTCAGAAGAAAAGTAGTTTAGGTAATAAGTTAAACATCTTCAATATTTTTAGATATAGAGAAATAAAAGAAGATGATATTGACGATATTATAGAAGAGCTTAGAATGGAATTACTCGAAAGTGATGTAAGTCTTGATGTTACTGATAAAATCTTAGAAGACCTTAAATCATCGCTAATAGGCAAAAAGATAAGCAGAAGTGACGATTTAGACGAATTAGTAAAAAAGTCATTAAAAAGCTCGATAACGGAAATCTTAGAAAAAAATAAATTCGAGAGAAATTTAATTGATGAAATTAAAAAATCCTCTAAGCCTTATGTTATAATGTTCTTTGGAGTAAATGGAGTAGGAAAGACTACAACTATTGCAAAAGTTGCACAAGCGCTGAAGAAAGCCGGATTTAAAGTAATAGTATCCGCGTCAGACACCTTTAGGGCCGCAGCTCAAGAACAACTTGCAATACACTGTCAAAAATTGGAAATACCATTAGTAAAAGGAAAATATGGCGGAGATCCTGCATCAGTTGCTTTTGACGCAATTCAAGCAGCTAAGAGTAGGGGAATAGATGTTGTGCTTATAGATACCGCAGGCAGAATGCATATTGATAAAGATTTAGCTGAGGAATTGAAAAGAATAGTTAGGATCTCAAAACCTAATTTAAAGCTCCTAGTAATAGATGCATTAGCAGGAAATGATGCAATAGAGCAGGCAAAATACTTTGAGAATACTGTAGATTATGACGGTGTTATATTGACCAAAGTTGACGCTGATGCTAAAGGCGGAGTGGTCTTATCTTTAGCTTATGAATTAAAGAAACCTGTAATCTTCCTAGGAACAGGTCAGAACTACGATGATTTAATTCCTTTTAGCGTGGATTGGTTTATTGAGAGAATTTTTAGTTAA
- a CDS encoding preprotein translocase subunit SecE → MNIVERIKKLPDDWKRIVNVAKKPDKGTFNMYLKTTIIVMAFIGLLAYLIQLVLAFII, encoded by the coding sequence ATGAATATAGTAGAAAGAATAAAGAAACTGCCTGATGATTGGAAAAGAATAGTGAATGTTGCAAAAAAGCCTGATAAAGGAACTTTTAACATGTACTTAAAGACGACAATCATAGTAATGGCTTTCATAGGACTTTTAGCTTACTTAATACAGTTAGTTTTAGCATTCATAATTTGA
- a CDS encoding transcription elongation factor Spt5 has product METKIRNYYAVKVTGGQEISVGLMLEERVKTNSIPEIYSIIVPPGLKGYVIVEASGPHVVKLLISGIRHVRGVAQGLVPKDDIMKMVSKKVTGPTINEGDLVEVVSGPFRGMQAQVVKVTEGKGEVVLNILESAFPLQVTIPVDQVKPVKKS; this is encoded by the coding sequence ATGGAGACTAAAATCAGGAATTATTACGCAGTTAAAGTTACTGGCGGGCAAGAAATAAGTGTAGGATTAATGCTAGAAGAGAGAGTAAAAACTAATAGTATTCCAGAAATTTATTCAATAATAGTGCCTCCAGGACTTAAAGGATACGTAATAGTTGAAGCCTCTGGGCCTCACGTTGTTAAATTGCTAATTTCGGGCATAAGGCATGTTAGGGGAGTAGCTCAAGGATTAGTGCCCAAGGACGATATAATGAAAATGGTATCTAAGAAAGTTACTGGACCTACAATAAATGAAGGTGACCTAGTGGAAGTAGTCTCTGGACCTTTTAGAGGAATGCAAGCTCAGGTTGTTAAAGTTACTGAAGGAAAGGGAGAGGTAGTGTTAAATATTTTAGAATCTGCTTTCCCATTACAAGTAACTATACCCGTAGATCAAGTTAAACCCGTGAAAAAATCTTAA
- a CDS encoding 50S ribosomal protein L11 has product MPKKTLKIVVEGGNVKPGPPLGPTLSQLKLNVGEVVKKINEVTSQFKGMTVPVTIDVDLDTKEFEISVGIPTTSSLLLKKAGADAPSGDPAHKKIGNISLDDIIDVAITKKPSLTAKALKSAVKSILGTARQIGLTVDKRDPKELINEIDEGKYDEVFSKYEEKWSKA; this is encoded by the coding sequence ATGCCCAAGAAAACTCTAAAAATAGTAGTAGAAGGAGGTAATGTAAAACCAGGACCGCCTTTAGGGCCAACTTTATCTCAATTAAAATTAAACGTAGGCGAAGTAGTTAAAAAAATAAACGAAGTTACTTCGCAGTTTAAGGGAATGACGGTACCAGTAACCATAGACGTTGATTTAGATACTAAAGAATTCGAAATATCAGTAGGTATACCCACAACCTCTTCCTTATTGCTCAAAAAAGCTGGAGCAGATGCACCTTCAGGAGATCCTGCACATAAGAAAATTGGAAATATAAGCTTAGACGATATTATAGATGTTGCAATAACAAAGAAACCGTCTCTTACTGCAAAAGCTCTTAAATCTGCAGTAAAGTCAATACTAGGTACTGCTAGGCAAATAGGTCTAACAGTAGATAAAAGAGATCCAAAAGAGCTTATAAATGAGATAGATGAAGGAAAATATGACGAAGTTTTTTCAAAGTACGAAGAAAAATGGAGTAAGGCGTAA
- a CDS encoding 50S ribosomal protein L1 codes for MIVPKDNLIEGLKEAVSEKNNPKRKFSQSVNLIVTFKDVDMKRGDVKLREIVVLPKVPSKSKKVLVVPSFEQLESAKRAEPNVVLTKEELQKLMGQKRIIKKYAKQNDWFLISPDTMALAGRILGPALGPRGKFPTPLPSGADVAEYVTRFKRTTIVKTKDQPHAQVFIGTEDQKPEDLAENANAVLTAIEGKIKSTSIIRAIYVKTTMGKPVEIKIK; via the coding sequence ATGATAGTTCCGAAAGATAATTTAATAGAAGGCTTAAAAGAAGCGGTATCGGAAAAGAACAACCCTAAAAGAAAATTCTCTCAAAGCGTGAACTTAATAGTAACTTTTAAAGACGTTGATATGAAAAGAGGAGATGTAAAACTTAGAGAAATAGTAGTTTTACCTAAAGTGCCATCTAAATCTAAAAAAGTTCTAGTCGTCCCATCTTTTGAACAATTAGAATCTGCTAAAAGAGCTGAACCTAACGTAGTCTTAACTAAAGAAGAATTACAAAAACTCATGGGACAGAAAAGAATAATCAAAAAATATGCAAAACAGAATGATTGGTTCTTAATCTCACCTGATACAATGGCTTTAGCTGGAAGAATATTGGGTCCAGCTTTAGGACCAAGAGGTAAGTTCCCAACTCCCTTACCTTCTGGAGCCGATGTAGCAGAATATGTTACGAGATTTAAGCGTACTACGATAGTTAAAACAAAAGATCAACCTCATGCTCAAGTTTTCATAGGTACTGAGGATCAAAAACCAGAAGATTTAGCAGAAAACGCAAACGCAGTATTGACAGCAATAGAAGGTAAAATTAAGTCAACATCAATAATAAGAGCTATATATGTGAAAACAACAATGGGTAAACCAGTAGAAATTAAAATTAAGTGA
- a CDS encoding 50S ribosomal protein L10 has translation MIEMSLTVQQHKIPQWKIEEVKELKEKIKEHKTVLIASLDGFPTDKLHEIRKKFRDVMEIKVSKNRLFERAAKESGLDVSKLQQYLTGTNAFIFSNKNPFEVSLMLSRFKLKRYALPGDNADEEVVIPAGDTGIPAGPMISVFGKLKIPTRVQEGKIAITKDTTIAEPGQPIPPEIVPVLQKLGIMPVYVKLRLKVAYHDNLIIPGDQLELKLDEYKSQILESYKNALTLGVEIAYPEPEILKLTLGKAYKNAMALAGESGYITPQSAQAVFSSALAKAYALAGAISGKVDLGIQVPTTQQTQQPKEEKKEEKKEEEKKGPSEEEIAGGLSSLFG, from the coding sequence GTGATAGAAATGAGCTTAACCGTTCAACAACATAAGATTCCCCAATGGAAAATTGAAGAAGTAAAAGAACTGAAGGAGAAAATAAAAGAACATAAAACAGTTCTAATAGCAAGTTTAGACGGATTTCCTACAGACAAGTTACACGAAATAAGAAAGAAGTTTAGAGACGTAATGGAGATAAAAGTATCCAAAAATAGACTTTTTGAAAGAGCTGCAAAAGAGAGCGGATTAGATGTAAGTAAACTTCAACAGTATTTAACTGGTACTAATGCCTTCATTTTCAGTAATAAGAACCCATTTGAAGTTTCCTTAATGTTATCAAGGTTCAAACTAAAGAGATACGCCTTGCCTGGAGATAACGCAGACGAGGAAGTAGTAATTCCTGCAGGAGATACAGGAATACCTGCAGGACCTATGATAAGCGTCTTTGGAAAATTAAAGATTCCAACTAGAGTTCAAGAAGGCAAAATAGCCATAACAAAAGACACAACAATAGCGGAACCTGGACAACCTATTCCCCCGGAAATAGTCCCAGTACTTCAAAAATTGGGAATAATGCCAGTTTACGTAAAATTAAGATTAAAGGTTGCATATCATGATAATTTAATAATTCCAGGAGATCAATTAGAATTAAAGTTAGATGAGTATAAATCACAAATTCTAGAGTCATATAAGAATGCGCTCACACTAGGAGTAGAAATAGCATATCCAGAGCCAGAAATATTGAAGTTAACATTAGGAAAGGCATACAAGAATGCTATGGCTTTAGCGGGAGAATCTGGTTACATAACGCCACAGTCAGCACAAGCAGTATTCTCCTCAGCTCTAGCAAAAGCTTATGCATTAGCAGGTGCAATTAGCGGTAAAGTAGACTTAGGAATACAAGTGCCTACTACACAGCAGACACAACAGCCAAAGGAGGAGAAGAAAGAAGAAAAGAAAGAAGAAGAAAAGAAAGGACCAAGCGAAGAAGAAATCGCAGGAGGACTATCATCCCTATTCGGATAA
- the rpl12p gene encoding 50S ribosomal protein P1, with protein MEYIYASLLLHSAKKDITEDNLKNVLTAAGVSVDDVRVKAVVAALKEVNIDEVLKNAVAMPVAAAAPAQAQAAPAKEEKKEEKKEEEKKGPSEEEIAGGLSSLFG; from the coding sequence ATGGAATACATATACGCGAGTTTGTTACTCCACTCAGCTAAAAAAGACATAACAGAAGACAATTTAAAGAACGTATTAACTGCTGCGGGAGTAAGCGTAGATGATGTAAGAGTAAAAGCAGTAGTTGCAGCATTAAAAGAAGTAAACATAGATGAAGTATTAAAGAATGCAGTAGCAATGCCAGTAGCCGCAGCAGCACCAGCTCAAGCACAAGCAGCTCCTGCAAAGGAGGAGAAGAAAGAAGAAAAGAAAGAAGAAGAAAAGAAAGGACCAAGCGAAGAAGAAATCGCAGGAGGACTATCATCCCTATTCGGATAA